Proteins encoded by one window of Xiphophorus couchianus chromosome 13, X_couchianus-1.0, whole genome shotgun sequence:
- the lpcat1 gene encoding lysophosphatidylcholine acyltransferase 1 isoform X2, with product MSVTVFPVRLLLVSFFMLLAWPFAFTASLGRSELVPDPQSWWRRIIDLCLRVIMRAMWFCGGFHWIKVKGERAPPSEVPILTVAPHSSYFDAIPVTMTMCSIVAKLESRSIPVWGTLISYIRPVLVFRSDQSSRRKTVEEIKRRAQSGGKWPQIMIFPEGTCTNRSGLILFKAGAFIPGLPVQPVVLRYPNKLDTFSWTWRGPGAFKILWLTLCQPHNSVEIEYLPIYHPSVKERENPALFASNVRKIMAEALEVPLTDLSFDDRDIILSHGPLRIHDCTSLLHFNQLLGQLGLKSGSGGDRLQQEASRAAKLQGDRLGLEGFAQFLSLPVTDTLRQVHNLFHQDGDGKIDVRHYVTALSAVKRPHKPMDTLKLAFQLYEEDSGGVAGDDLAVILEIMLGVKEVELSPLFLELEAQHTAKITYDELQCLIEKRPHFSVDCLSFKDHPRRGCIGRPNNCNGHNKDD from the exons ATGTCAGTTACAGTTTTTCCAGTCCGGCTGCTGTTGGTCTCTTTCTTCATGCTGCTGGCGTGGCCTTTCGCCTTCACGGCTTCGCTGGGACGTTCTGAGCTTGTCCCCGATCCACAGTCGTGGTGGAGGAG AATAATAGATCTTTGTCTTCGGGTCATTATGCGAGCCATGTGGTTCTGTGGTGGTTTCCATTGGATCAAAGTGAAAGGGGAGCGAGCGCCGCCTTCTGAAGTTCCCATCCTCACCGTAGCCCCGCATTCCTCCTATTTCGACGCAATCCCAGTCACCATGACCATGTGCTCCATTGTCGCCAAGCTGGAGAGCCGGAGCATCCCAGTCTGGGGCA CTCTGATCAGCTACATCAGGCCCGTGTTGGTATTCCGGTCGGATCAGAGCTCCAGGAGAAAAACTGTGGAGGAGATCAAACGTAGAGCCCAGTCTGGAGGAAAGTGGCCCCAG ATCATGATATTCCCTGAGGGGACGTGCACCAACAGGTCGGGTCTCATCTTATTCAAGGCTG gtgctttcatCCCAGGACTCCCAGTGCAGCCAGTGGTGCTGCGATACCCAAACAAACTG GACACTTTCTCGTGGACGTGGCGCGGCCCTGGAGC gttTAAGATTTTGTGGCTCACTCTGTGTCAGCCTCACAACTCTGTAGAGATCGAG TATTTACCCATCTACCACCCGTCAGTGAAGGAGAGGGAAAACCCTGCTCTGTTCGCCAGCAACGTCAGGAAGATCATGGCCGA GGCGCTGGAGGTTCCCCTCACAGACCTGTCCTTCGACGACCGGGACATCATCCTGTCACACGGCCCACTGAGAATACACGACTGCACCAGCCTGCTGCACTTCAACCAGCTGCTGGGCCAACTGGG GTTAAAGTCAGGGAGCGGAGGCGACCGGCTGCAACAGGAGGCCAGCAGGGCCGCCAAGCTGCAGGGGGACAGACTGGGACTGGAGGGCTTTGCCCAGTTTCTCAGCCTTCCAGTTACAGACACGCTCAGACAAGTCCACAACCTCTTCCATCAG GACGGAGACGGAAAGATAGACGTCAGACACTACGTCACCGCTCTGTCTGCTGTGAAGCGGCCTCATAAACCCATGGACACATTAAAGCTGGCCTTCCAG CTGTACGAGGAGGACAGCGGGGGAGTCGCAGGAGACGACCTGGCCGTCATCTTAGAAATAATGTTGGGAGTAAAGGAGGTGGAGCTCTCTCCTCTGTTCCTTGAACTTGAAGCTCAACACACAGCAAAGATCACTTATG